One stretch of Manis pentadactyla isolate mManPen7 chromosome 10, mManPen7.hap1, whole genome shotgun sequence DNA includes these proteins:
- the FBXO7 gene encoding F-box only protein 7 isoform X1 gives MKLRVRFQKRTWPLEMPEVKPTLGQLRAHLSQALLPSCGHSSDTRFAITLNNKDALTGDEETLASYGIVSGDLICLILEDDIPAPNLPSSTDSEHSSLQHNDQPSLAASSSQSGKQDEQPSDSFQGQAAQSDVWNDDNMSGPSQNFEAESVQDVDVEEGTGFCPSEPMLCSESVDGQVPHSLETLYQSADCLNPSDALIVSIHLLMLESGYIPQGTAAKAVSMPENWRSGGVYKLQYSHPLCEGGAATLTCVPLGKLIVINATVKINNEIISVKRLQLLPESFICKEEPGENVAKIYKDLQKLSRLFKDQLVYPLLAFTRQALNLPDVFGLVVLPLELKLRIFRLLDIRSVLSLSAVCRDLFIASNDQLLWRCLYLRDFRDGTVRGRDTDWKELYRKRHRQRKEAQRGRHMMFLPSSPHPIPFYPNPLHPRPFPPSSLLPPGIIGGEYDQRLTLPYVGDPINSLIPGPGETPSQFPPLRPRFDPIGPLPGPNPILPGRGGPNDRFPLRPSRGRPTDSRLPFM, from the exons ATGAAGCTGCGGGTCCGGTTCCAGAAGCGGACCTGGCCGCTGGAGATGCCCGAAGTGAAGCCGACGCTGGGGCAGCTGCGCGCGCATCTGAGCCAGGCCCTGCTGCCGAGCTGCGGGCACAG TTCTGATACCCGGTTTGCAATTACATTGAACAACAAGGATGCCCTCACTGGAGATGAAGAGACCTTggcttcatatgggattgtttctGGGGACTTGATATGTTTGATTCTTGAAGATGACATTCCAGCACCTAACTTACCTTCATCCACAGATTCAGAGCATTCCTCACTCCAGCATAATGACCAACCCTCTTTGGCAGCCAGCTCCAGTCAGTCCGGCAAACAGGATGAACAGCCGAGTGATTCATTCCAAGGACAGGCAGCCCAGTCTGATGTCTGGAATGATGACAATATG TCAGGGCCTAGTCAAAATTTTGAAGCTGAGTCAGTTCAAGATGTGGATGTGGAAGAGGGCACAGGTTTCTGTCCCTCGGAACCCATGCTCTGCAGTGAATCGGTGGATGGGCAGGTGCCCCATTCTTTGGAGACCCTGTACCAGTCAGCTGACTGTTTGAACCCCAGTGATGCCTTGATAGTGTCAATACATCTTCTCATGTTGGAGTCGGGCTACATACCTCAG gggacTGCTGCCAAAGCTGTGTCCATGCCGGAGAACTGGAGGTCGGGCGGTGTGTATAAGCTGCAGTACTCGCACCCTCTCTGTGAGGGCGGCGCTGCCACTCTCACCTGTGTGCCTTTGGGAAAGCTCATCGTCATAAATG CTACAGTAAAAATCAACAATGAGATTATAAGTGTGAAAAGATTGCAGCTACTGCCAGAATCTTTTATTTGCAAAGAAGAACCAG gGGAAAATGTagccaagatatacaaagatCTTCAGAAGCTCTCTCGTCTCTTCAAAGACCAGCTGGTATATCCTCTTCTGGCTTTTACCCGACAAG cGCTGAACCTGCCAGATGTGTTTGGGTTGGTGGTCCTGCCGCTGGAGCTGAAACTACGGATCTTCCGACTCCTGGATATTCGGTCTGTCCTGTCTTTGTCTGCAGTTTGCCGTGACCTCTTTATTGCTTCAAATGATCAACTTCTGTGGAGATGTTTGTATCTTCGGGATTTTCGAG atgGCACTGTCAGAGGTCGAGACACAGATTGGAAAGAA CTGTACAGGAAGAGGCACAGACAAAGAAAAGAAGCTCAGAGAGGGCGGCATATGATGTTCTTGCCATCATCACCCCACCCAATTCCATTCTATCCCAACCCTTTGCACCCTCGGCCTTTCCCCCCcagctctctccttcctcctggaaTTATTGGTGGGGAATACGATCAGAGACTAACACTTCCCTATGTTGGGGACCCAATCAATTCACTCATCCCTGGGCCTGGGGAGACACCTAGTCAGTTCCCTCCCCTCAGACCACGTTTTGATCCAATTGGCCCACTTCCAGGACCTAACCCCATCTTGCCAGGGCGAGGTGGCCCCAATGACAGATTTCCCTTAAGACCGAGCAGGGGCCGGCCAACTGACAGCCGACTGCCATTCATGTGA
- the FBXO7 gene encoding F-box only protein 7 isoform X2, whose amino-acid sequence MARRPEGSATLQDSEHSSLQHNDQPSLAASSSQSGKQDEQPSDSFQGQAAQSDVWNDDNMSGPSQNFEAESVQDVDVEEGTGFCPSEPMLCSESVDGQVPHSLETLYQSADCLNPSDALIVSIHLLMLESGYIPQGTAAKAVSMPENWRSGGVYKLQYSHPLCEGGAATLTCVPLGKLIVINATVKINNEIISVKRLQLLPESFICKEEPGENVAKIYKDLQKLSRLFKDQLVYPLLAFTRQALNLPDVFGLVVLPLELKLRIFRLLDIRSVLSLSAVCRDLFIASNDQLLWRCLYLRDFRDGTVRGRDTDWKELYRKRHRQRKEAQRGRHMMFLPSSPHPIPFYPNPLHPRPFPPSSLLPPGIIGGEYDQRLTLPYVGDPINSLIPGPGETPSQFPPLRPRFDPIGPLPGPNPILPGRGGPNDRFPLRPSRGRPTDSRLPFM is encoded by the exons ATGGCCCGGCGTCCCGAGGGCTCGGCTACCCTGCAGG ATTCAGAGCATTCCTCACTCCAGCATAATGACCAACCCTCTTTGGCAGCCAGCTCCAGTCAGTCCGGCAAACAGGATGAACAGCCGAGTGATTCATTCCAAGGACAGGCAGCCCAGTCTGATGTCTGGAATGATGACAATATG TCAGGGCCTAGTCAAAATTTTGAAGCTGAGTCAGTTCAAGATGTGGATGTGGAAGAGGGCACAGGTTTCTGTCCCTCGGAACCCATGCTCTGCAGTGAATCGGTGGATGGGCAGGTGCCCCATTCTTTGGAGACCCTGTACCAGTCAGCTGACTGTTTGAACCCCAGTGATGCCTTGATAGTGTCAATACATCTTCTCATGTTGGAGTCGGGCTACATACCTCAG gggacTGCTGCCAAAGCTGTGTCCATGCCGGAGAACTGGAGGTCGGGCGGTGTGTATAAGCTGCAGTACTCGCACCCTCTCTGTGAGGGCGGCGCTGCCACTCTCACCTGTGTGCCTTTGGGAAAGCTCATCGTCATAAATG CTACAGTAAAAATCAACAATGAGATTATAAGTGTGAAAAGATTGCAGCTACTGCCAGAATCTTTTATTTGCAAAGAAGAACCAG gGGAAAATGTagccaagatatacaaagatCTTCAGAAGCTCTCTCGTCTCTTCAAAGACCAGCTGGTATATCCTCTTCTGGCTTTTACCCGACAAG cGCTGAACCTGCCAGATGTGTTTGGGTTGGTGGTCCTGCCGCTGGAGCTGAAACTACGGATCTTCCGACTCCTGGATATTCGGTCTGTCCTGTCTTTGTCTGCAGTTTGCCGTGACCTCTTTATTGCTTCAAATGATCAACTTCTGTGGAGATGTTTGTATCTTCGGGATTTTCGAG atgGCACTGTCAGAGGTCGAGACACAGATTGGAAAGAA CTGTACAGGAAGAGGCACAGACAAAGAAAAGAAGCTCAGAGAGGGCGGCATATGATGTTCTTGCCATCATCACCCCACCCAATTCCATTCTATCCCAACCCTTTGCACCCTCGGCCTTTCCCCCCcagctctctccttcctcctggaaTTATTGGTGGGGAATACGATCAGAGACTAACACTTCCCTATGTTGGGGACCCAATCAATTCACTCATCCCTGGGCCTGGGGAGACACCTAGTCAGTTCCCTCCCCTCAGACCACGTTTTGATCCAATTGGCCCACTTCCAGGACCTAACCCCATCTTGCCAGGGCGAGGTGGCCCCAATGACAGATTTCCCTTAAGACCGAGCAGGGGCCGGCCAACTGACAGCCGACTGCCATTCATGTGA